ttttgggtctcccacacaaatgcaggatcctaaggctttgggccgacctccattgctttcccaggccataggcaaagAGCTgctcaggaagcagagctgccaggattagaaccgacacccatctgggatcctggtgcatgcaagacaaggaccttagccacgaggctaccatgtCGAACCCTACAAGTCAGATTCCCCCCCACCTGTCTTCAAGAAATATAGAtaccaggggtgatctcccaatgaaactgttgaacttatctggacaataagatgctggactcaatgcatggtacatgctcgcaatgagggaatcatgactggatatgaactgtaatactgcaacaatgtggaggaatccaacatgggggaagggcatgggaaggggtaggggaaatcccagaggctatgaaactgtgtcacaaaatgaaaaaaaaaatacaaacttaaaaaaaagaagtatagatAGTAACTTTAGAAAGCCCAAGCATAGATTCTCAAATTAGGAATCTATTTCATTTCAGCATAAATTATAGGATGATTAGATATAAAGTTAATAGCTTTTCTTTAATTCAGCTAAAGGTATATTTTCTGGATCTTCACTTTAAATCTTACATTATTTACAGGTGAAGTATTACTAAGTCAATATCATACAATACAATTACTATTATTTACACTTTAATAACCAATCAAAATGCCTAACAGATGTACAGATCAGACAAGGCAATTCTTCAAAATCATGACAATTCACCAGTTCTCTGTTGCTGTAATGGCAGATTATTGTGAGACCATTTAAACTTATGGAAGAAAAATGCTAACATGATGGGTATGTATTTATCCCTCTGGTTTTACTTTTTAGGTATTTCTCAGTACTAGAACTGGAGCCTGGGTTATCAGCCGCTCTTCACCTGGGGGCTATCCTCTCAATATGATGCTGTCAAGAAGATACCTCAATCTTATTGAACAAGTTGTGCCTTCGTTTATCCTAAGACGGATTAATGAGAAGGCGCTCAATAAAAGATTTAACCATGAGAATTATGGATTGGGTATTACAAAAGGGTActtaaatagtttttatttactggaaaaaaatagtaaataagtatttcttattcagttttatttagaATTCAAAATTTCCTTAGTTATGATATTGCCTTTATTTAGCCAAACCGAAGTTTGTTACCCTAAAATAATGTCCTTTAGATACCATAGCGTTTGTTAAAATAAGAATATTCTGTGTCTTAGTAGTGAACGTAGGAACATACACAAAGCTAGAATAAGATGAAGAATGAAAACATTCATTCCAAGCTTGAAAACTGGAATGTTTAAATTGATTTTCTAGAATCTTTAAATCGCTACCATCTAAGTAATTTGCATCATCAACCTGATCAGATGGTCAGCTCGTGTTAACTTCAAGGATGTGTCTATTCTGGTTAGATAATTAGATATGTGAATTTCTAGTAGGAATTTATGAAATGATGTGTTAATCTAcatgtattggcagagaaaaaaacaggaaatgcatGTAACATCATTAGATGTGATTTCTATTGTACGTATGGTCAACttatgaagaagaaaacaaatggcAAAGAATGATCTGCAATGTaaacttgaaaaaacaaaacacatctgatGTGCTTAGGAAGAATAATACATAGGGAAAATATTTATCAATACAAATAGgctcaggtttttgttttttattcaaagATTCTATTGATAACTTCCGCTTTGCCTAATGTCACTCTCGGAGCTGCAGGTGATGTGAGACAAGCTGATCATCACGCGCATTGTGTGTTCTCGCTCGTGTACTGAGAAAAACAttgcttcagaaagtttattCCAAAAGAAAAAGTTTGAAGCTTCAGTTAGGAAATTTTAGTTTTCACCACTTTCTACATATCTTCCATCAGGAACAAGAAAATGCAGTGATACAAACACTCATCAGTCAACTCACAATCTTGGCTTGGCTGATCATTTCCCAATTAACTAAGTAAAAACTTTAAGTAAGCAGAAACTGAATAAATGTTTGCTGGAATTCTTTATCACTATGACTTTGGTGAATATTTTTCTCCTCTGCCTCCAAGGAAAAGCCCAAAATACGTTGTGAATGATGAGCTGCCTGCCTGTATCCTTTGTGGGATAATCAAGATGAAAGCCGGAGTGAAGGAGTTTACAGAAACCTCTGCTATCTTTGAAGATGGGACAGTTGAAGAAAACATTGATGGTGTGATCTTCACTACAGGAtatgtgttttcttttccctttcttgaaGAACCTCTCAAAAGCCTGTGTACAAAAAAGATGTTCCTGTACAAGCAGGTCTTTCCCTCCAACCTGGAGAGAACAACATTGGCTTTTATTGGCCTGATCGGTTTAAAAGGGTCCATCCTATCAGGCACCGAGCTCCAAGCACGATGGGCCACACGAGTTTTCAAAGGTACCTTGACTCAATTCAAAGCCTTCTGTGATCAACTGGATCCTAAAGCTATCATTTCGTTTAAATCAAATAGATGGGATTAAGCAATGGTAAAGGATTTTTTAGAATCTTAATGAACAATTATTTGTACATAAGTGCAATATTATGACAGGTGTACTTACTTAGTTACTTAATGTGATTGAATAGAAGAGATTTTTTGATTCTGGGGAAAAGATAGCAGAATATGACTAAGTTTCTCATATGAACTGAATTTATAGTGGAAGTTTCAAGAGTCTATTCTAATCTGCCTAGTGTGCACCACTTAATCATGTCTCTCCATTTATTATTAAAAgtagaattttctatttcttccaaaGAAAGCTATTAGAACAATGAAAACTGTGCATAACATTAAGATGTGAAGAGATAGTAACCTTTAAGAAATGGCCATACAGTCAGCCTAGATCCTGACTAATACTGCCAGTTGTCACTGTAAGAGCACAGATGCTCCAAAGCCAAGGCTGAACCTCTAAGTCTGTGAGTTCTGCAAATCTCACCCCTTGATTTGCAAGCTGTCTTGAGGCAATATATAATGTCCACAAAGTCATTGGCACAGTTCTTGAAAGTAGATGTCCTTTCAGATTTAGCTCCTGCCTTACTATTGCTGTCACTATCACACATTCTAAAGTAGGACATATTAGATTTGTAAGCATTTTAAAGAAGTGTGattatacttattttaaaaatggaaactcaCAGTTGAGCCAGTCAACTGTCCTTTATTCAGGACTTAATGGCTAAAAACAATGATCAGAAATTTGTAAATGATGAACAGCATGCACTAAATAGTGATGACTTCCATAACACTTACCAATGTAATAGACTTCAAACATACTTTCAAATCACACATTCTCCTAAATCGGTGAACATGTTATTTGAATGAGGGAAGAGCAAGAAAGTGGTTAGGAAATCTCCTTATTTTCATTTGCAGAAGAAAGTCCACAACTCTTCATTTAATTATCAAGCATTTTTCTTCCATTAAAGCGAGCAAAAAAAGCTATAACAGCAACATCTGATTCTGTTAAAATAATCTGAGTTGACCTGCAAAGTGCTTATTAGAATGATAAAGATTCCAAAATGCAGTTCAGGAACCACCAATTAAAATTGTGCTAGCTTTTCCTAGGATAAAGTCACATGGCAAACTTGATCCTGTGCCCTGTGGACACCAAGTCAACACCTGAGCTGGGTACTTGGTGCTGATGGGCAGGAGTGGCCAGAATGGCATGGCCAACAGGGTGGACTAGCAAGGTCACAAGTAACCTAGAGCAGGAGAGTTTGAGAGGAAAGGAGGGTTAGATTTCTTGGTGGAAAACAGGCATGGAGGTCCCAGCAATCCAGAAGACAGACTGGGATTTTTCACCCAGGCAGCTGGGCAACTGGCAAAGGAGGCCAGGTCCAAGTGAGAGAGTTACATTATTTACATGTGGGAAGAGCAGATGCCAAGTGCTGAGCCTGTATAAATGGGAATCTGACAATGAGCAGGTCCTGAGATAACCTTTATCAGACTAAGAGACTTCCAGGACCTTCCACGCATGAGGCTACAGGTACAATCCAAAAATATGCGCTAAAGTAGGGTTATGAGATGGGGGTCATGTTAAAATATTTCCATGTATTAAATAGCTttggtgcacacacacaggcatgctgTGGGTGGAGATGTAGATGCagtagaatatatatgtataagatgAGAGCAGATGGAGAAGGGTGGTCAGCAGGCAGGTACTGGTGTCTTGTGAGCATGGTGTGGACTGACAGCTGGATGATGGAGGTGTTGTCCCACAAGCTGGCAGGACAGACCCCTGCTTAAGTGAGCTGGGAGgggaattttttttgttgttgttttaaagatttatttattttattacaaagtcagatatacagagaggagagacagagaggaagatcttccgtccaatgattcactccccaagtgaccacaacgggccagtgcgtgccgatctgaagctgggaaccaggaacctcttccgggtctcccacgcgggtgcagggtgggaGGGGAATTTTACCTTCAGCAAGTCATCTTGCATACTCTAATCCCACTTTAAGCTTTGACTGCCACATGCTCAAAGGCTGGGGCCTTAGAAGGCCAGACATAAGAAGGAGAAGACATTAAGGAAAACCCACATGTGACTCtagattttgttttcaattttcctcATAGGGCTCTGTAAGATACCTCCATCCCAGAAACTGATGGCTGAATTTACTAAAAGGGAGGAGCTCATTAAAAGGTATGATGTCATAGGGAAAATTTGGAAGAATACTGTAAACGAAACAAggcaaaacaaataagcaaaaagaaacCAGAGTTCTTAGAACAAAAAACATTCCCAGAGAAACATTATGGCAGTTGAAAATCACTCTTTTCGAGAAGCCGGAAATGATTTCAGTCCTAACATTGTCACCAACTATACATGAGCCTAGATATGGTCCATGAAGGGACTAGGTCTTCTCAGGGTGACACAGAACCTGGATGCTGGATTATAACCCTCTTTTCTCTTCCGTTGTCTTCCCACACCAGAGGCTGCCCTATTTCTATACTTGCTGATGTCTCTTCTCAATCCTAAAGACTGGTGAATCCAAAACTTAGTCTCAGCCTTCTTTCCACTTCCGTTTAGAGTCACCCGGATGACCCTCTCCAGGCCTGTGTGTTTCCACAATGCCATAAGCTCATGGCTGCTAAACCTGCATCCTCAATTCATGTCATTTCCCAGAACTCCAGCTGCCAAGCAAACTCAGACATTGAAATTGAACATGTCTCTAAATGAACGCTGAGTCCCCCCGACTACCCCACTGTCCTGTGAATGGGAAGCTCTGAGGTTTTGTCTCTGTTCTGGCTGAGCAGTCAGAAAGCCCAGTAatcctttttcctccttttctttcataTCTCACATTACCTAAGAATTCTGTCAGCAGCTACCTTCCAAGTGAGGCCAGGATTTAGACACCTGTCTCTGTATCTGCTGCTACTCTCCTCCATGCCAGGTCACCCATCTTTCTCACCAGGTCACCTGGAACTATGTACACAGTCTAGTCTTGATATGGCAGCAGGAGTGAGTTACAGCAGGTGTCTCTGTTCAGAACCCCCGattgcttgctttttatttccacAACCCTACCCCACCCCAGAAGAACTTGGTCTGCCTTCACTGCCTAGCTGAACTGCTCTAGGCATGGcaattcctttcttcccttctagCCAAAACTATACCGCCCTTGGAATACTGTTCTGGAATACTGTCCCCCAGACACCAGCATGGTCACCATATAAAGGTGTCACCTCATAAGAGAAGGATCTGACAACCCAACCAGTGGAATCATTGCCTCTTTCCCTTACTCTCCTTTATATTCCCGATGATACCCAGATTTGGCTGGGTTTTCCTTTATAATATACTGATTTCCCCCCTTCAGAAtaagactatttttttaaaataacaaatgagtTTTTGGGTGGCTTTTTTGCGtttttgtttgtctatttgtttTAACTGTTGACTCCTCAGCACCTACAATGGGTCCTGGAATGTGATCTTtacttattcatgtatttattgaaagaatgaatgacatTGCACCTTACTAGCAATAAAACAAGGAATAAAAAGCCTCGACACACTCCTATCGGTGTCAAGTTCAGTCTTGGTGCAGCAATTATAGCCCTCATGATTCACAAAAGGTGTTAGTGTAAACGTGGTTGCTACCTATATATGTGATGCTTTCTGATCATGTTCCTTCTTTCAGCGACTTTTGTACTTGGACTGATCAGATGTTACCCTCATGACACATTCCAGACCACAAGCCTTCTCTTCTAATATCCTCCTCTACCAACAATTGTCTGTCTCCTAGATATCCTCCATTGTCGGCAACGCCCGCATCACCACGTACCCCGTggagccgagtggagggactagggttacaaaaaagacagcaCACaatgggtcattcttgtaaagagaatgccgtttatttggggttagcctgcctcttttatagtcttcctagttcctccTAGTATTATCCCattgctcaagcaactcctaagctcccctgggggcatcttaaaaaaggggaactaaggaagagggaacttgctgtCAAGTGGGggactaaatgtatcaggccaagattgcccatcctgttaccctttagaaacaagctaagctgtggagttaacccttgggagacccgggCCTACACTCCATAAATAaactcttgtttttctctttgaaaatagtGAGATCATCCCATATATAGTTTGATTTGACtctggagagaggaaggaaggatggaagtagggaagaaaggaaggagaaagaaagaaagagagggaaggaaagaaagaaaaagaaagaaagaaagaaagaaagaaagaaagaaagaaagaaagaaagaaagaaagaaagaaagaaagaaagaaagaaaaagaaaaggaggatggagggagggagggaggaaggaaagaagaaaaaactggTGAGAGGAGAAATGGCTGTAAGTCATAACTTGAGAAATCCAGGACAGAATGTGATTATGAACAATTGTCCATCTTTTTTTCCACACAGGGGTGTGATAAAAGATACCAATGAAGAAAAATTCAACCACATTTCCTACCTGGATGACCTTGCTGCATGCATAGGGGCTAAGCCCAACATCCCACTCCTGTTCCTCAAGGATCCCAGACTAGCTTGGGAAGTCTTCTTTGGACCGTGCAGTTCTTACCAGTACCGCTTAGTGGGCCCTGGAAAATGGGATGGAGCCAGAAACGCCATCTTCACCCAGTGGGACAGGACTCTGAAGCCTTTAAAAACCCGAAGAGTATCCGATTCCTCCAAGCCTTCTTTCTCACACTATTTAAAAGTTTGGGGTGCACCTCTCTTACTTACCTCTTTTCTGCTTATCTATAAATCCTCACGTGTTTTTAAATTGGTGAGAGAGGAACTACAGAATAGAATTTTCCCTTACCTAGTGCTATAGTTGAAGTGTCTTTCTCAGAGTTGATGAGTTGTGGAATTGGTCTCCAATGTGATAGTATTGGGAGGTAGGGCTTAATGCGAGGTGATTGGGACATGAGGTTCCACCATCATGAATGATTTAGTGCCATTTTGGCAGGACTGAGCTATTCACCCCAATAATGGGTTCTTACAAAACGAAGTCTCCCCTCATTTTGCCTCTTTTGCACTTGCTTATTTGCTCTTCCACCATGCTGTGACAGAACACAAGATCGCCACAGAAACTGTCACCATATCTTTGGATTATCCTGTCTGTAGCATAATGAGCCAAATAAAATTCTTTATACCTTATGCATTTTTTGGTAGTCTGTTATATCAACAGGAAATGGACTAAGACACCTAGTAAGTGTGCAGGATGAGTATGTTTAGTTTCAGGGTTTTATCAAGTCATCAATTATATCACCAAGTGCTTCTTCATCCCCTCTTCTTTTCTCCATCATAACTGGTGCAATTCAAGAAAACACATATGCATTTCTCATCTGGATTCTGACATTATCTTCTTCTGTGTTCTCAATaccttctctgttgccttccctttCAGGACATACCCTACCCAGCTACCTAAGGCattgttttgaaataaaaatatggtcATATCTCCCATCAAGAAATAACATGGCACAAAATCAGGTGATTTATGGAAATTTCAGTGCAGGTTTGAAACTATTTAGGAAGAATAGTGGGGAACTAAAGTGATGATGAAATACTCCAAGAGTAGTATTATCAGTGAGGTAAATTTACTATCCCTAGAGCTAATGAAATTGGAAGAGAAAGCAGTAACCAGAGAATTACATAGACAAGGCCACCTGACTAGAGCAATGATTCCAGCTGAGTGATGAAGACAGGACATAATATGCCAAAGTAGAAATCTGACGCAGTAAATAGAAAattttctcttctctgcctctggtCCCCTACTAGTGCTCCCCAACAGCCAGACCTAACCTAAAGTCAGAGCTGATTGGTGTCTACGGAGCTCAGCCTCACAATCACCTCACACTGTTCAGCCCTTTCCGAATCTCCCCTGTGTGATGACTACTCTTCATGTATTGCCCTTTTGTCAGTGTGGCATCACTTTCTTCATCTTTGTCTACAAGCAAATGCATGAGTTCCTAAAATTGACTATATCTTATTCATTCAAAACATGGTCCGAGGGGCAGATGTTTGGCCCAGAGGCTACAATGCTGGCTGTTCTCCATGCCCTATTTCCAAATCCAGAACTAGTTCCTACCTCctatttcctgctgatgcacactagGAGGccgtggtgatggctcaggttccACCAAGCACATGGAAAACCTAGATTGATTTCCTctttcccggctttggcctgccccagttgAGGCTGTTTCGAACATTTAGGGAGAGCACCAGTGCGTGGGAAATCTCTTGGTCTCCCACTCTCTATGTGAGTTTCTGTCtagatttcaaataaatgattttgagAAAACGAAAATGTCAAACACAAAGAATGCCATATGacgggtgggcatttagcctggtggttaagatgcctgtgtcccacattgaAGTACTCGGGTTACATGTTTGAGTCCTGTTCTTGACTCCCTTCCTGCAGTGCAGACCCTGAGGGAATGctggtgatgactcaaataaACAAGTGAGCTCCTGcctccatatgggagatctgaattgtgttcctggcttttgtgggcacCTCCTGATTACACAACAAAAAACTGAGCCAGGGAGCAGTTTCCAAGCCCTTCAAAGACTAGAAAAGCCCTCCAACTCTGCAGCTAGTAATAACGAATTGGCTTTGTACCAAACACCATGCTGTGTCACCCTGATCATTCCCGATAAGATAACTGGTACCTTTTTCCAGATGGGCACATGAGGCTTAGGAGGGTCTCCGCTAACAGAAGAGCTGAGATGATAAATCAGGCTTCATGCTAGATTTACCCTAACGAGAGCACTCAGTTCCCGGTTACCAGAACATTGGATTCCTGACTGCCTTAAAATAAGCTGTTGGTGGACTCTCCTTGTTTCTTTGCAGTACTGAAAGAGTTGGAGGTAATTTTATCGTATTGTTAGAGGAAAGAATATATGCAGATAGGAGCAAAGTATGCTTGCAGTAAAGCTAATGAATTctcatcaaatatttttttagcgATGTTTTGTATCAGacagtttttaaagtttatttcagaggcagaaagagcatTAGAGAACGCAAAACCCCAAAGCCTGCACCAACAAGAGCTGGATCAGGGCAAAGTCTTGAGCTAAGAACTCCTTCTGTGTCTTCAGTGTGGGTAGCAGGAAACCAAGTATTTAAGGCATCATATAATTCATATGTTTCTGACTGGCATCATGGCAAAACAGGTTTAGCTGTCACCTGCAACACCAATATCCCATAAGGGTGTTGGTTCCTGTCCTGAATGTTCCACATctaatctagctttctgctaatgtgactggaaagaaaacagagtatgatccacatgggagccagatgtttctggcttctggcttcactctGTCCCAGGCCTgtctgctgccatttgggaagtaaaccagcatttaaaagagctctctctctctctctctctctctctctctctctttctgtgtgtgtgtgtgtgtgtgtgtgtgtgtgtgtgcttaactttgcctttcaagtaaaagatgtaaatattttttaaaagaattcatttatttaaataaagaattatAATTTAGGTTCAATAATGCAATGTTAAGAAGCATTGTAATGTAAGTAGTATTTCTCAACGTCattcaagaaaattaaaagtaaatcagCAATATTTCCTCTTTTTCAATATTAGAATGAGATCAGTGCCCAGTATTGTGGGGCAGGGATCTCGTACAGTAAGCATTTATGCATTGATTAAGGCACTGCCTTGGACTCCCATACCCacgtcagagtgtctgggttgaaGCTccggctctacttctgattcctaCTTCTGCTAATAAACTtgcaggtgatgattcaaatagTTGGGTTCCTGAAACCCACTTGGATTGGATCCCTATAACTTCTGCCTGACCCAACCTTGGCTCTTGCAGATGTTAAAGATGACCAGCAGGTGGGACCTTTCTCtctactttttctctctctctcctgcctatctgtctttaaagtaaataataatttcaaaaaaatccaAACTATTCCAGATTTCCCCCTTTTACCTGGCTCTTTATCAGGTTGAGTTGTAATCATTACAAATCCTTTTGTGGAGTCCATACTGGTTCCAAAATCGCACTAACATGTGCTGGTCCCTGCTTCCACTGACTTCATTACTGCACCATTACTCTGCACAGATAACAAAGTTATCCAGAACAAACTGGCACAAGGTATTACCTTACCAGGAAGAGCCTTTAAGGGCAGGTCTTTGTCACAATATGTAAGCCATTGTTTGAGATTCACACCATTTCTTAGCTCCTGGTTAAGGacccagctactccgcttccgGCTTAACTTGCTGCGGAATCCTTAGGGATGACTCAGGTCCCTGAATCCCTGCTGttcgtgtgggacacctggatagagtttcaggctcctggcttcagtctgggccagCTGTAGCTACTGCAGAAAACAGTCCTCTTTTCAGCTCTAGAGGGCATGTACAAAAGTAGTATCGAAGTGTAAACTTTTTATGTTAATTACTTAAGTATTTCTCTCTTTTAAGTATCATCAGTGCTAAAGATGAGCCCCTAAGCACTACGTCACTGTTTACAATCTTCATATTCCTCTCaagtaatttttattgtaaagtgtcTTAATTGTAcatattcaaaatttttttctcataaatatttttgagTTTGTTGATATTAGAAAATTTTTTCTCTCTCGTCTACTCTTCCAGGCCATCCTGCCCCAGCTGAGTTGTCTAATCTATGCATTTCAGCTGCAACCTGAGTAGTTTTAGGATTAGGATCGTCCCTCTACAATCCAGCCCAGCTGGACAGGATTGTGACATCAGTAAAAGTCTTCTGAAAAACTCTTTATGACAAGTTTTCACTGTATCACATTCTTAATCAAGCTCTTTTGCCTGCTGCTGTTTGTCGCTCAATAATCTAATAACTGGACAAACAGCCTTGCTTTGCTCTCTTCAGTGAGCCTTATTTCCACTTTTCAGTGTATACACAtgtagtgtgtatgtatgtatgcgtgtgtaagagagaaggaggcacaAATTGTTGCACATGTCTGTCTTAAGTCAATGATGTCTGATATTGTTACTGTTATCCACATTCTCCCAATTTTATCACCTAATTTGTGATGGGAACAACCTTCACTAATTCACAgcaatttctttctcttccatccCAGGCACCTGAGTAAAGTATATTTGGGGTGCATCC
This window of the Ochotona princeps isolate mOchPri1 chromosome 2, mOchPri1.hap1, whole genome shotgun sequence genome carries:
- the FMO4 gene encoding dimethylaniline monooxygenase [N-oxide-forming] 4 isoform X1; the encoded protein is MAKKVAVIGAGVSGLTSIKCCLDEDLEPTCFERSNDIGGLWKYTETSEDGMTRVYWSLVTNVCKEMSCYSDFPFHEDYPNFMIHSKFLQYLQEFAEHFNLLRYIHFKTTVCSVTKRPDFSTTGQWEVVTETEGKQQRAVFDAVMVCTGKFLSPCLPLKSFPGIQKFKGKVLHSQEYRIPEGFRGKRVLVIGLGNSGGDIAVELSRTTSQVFLSTRTGAWVISRSSPGGYPLNMMLSRRYLNLIEQVVPSFILRRINEKALNKRFNHENYGLGITKGKSPKYVVNDELPACILCGIIKMKAGVKEFTETSAIFEDGTVEENIDGVIFTTGYVFSFPFLEEPLKSLCTKKMFLYKQVFPSNLERTTLAFIGLIGLKGSILSGTELQARWATRVFKGLCKIPPSQKLMAEFTKREELIKRGVIKDTNEEKFNHISYLDDLAACIGAKPNIPLLFLKDPRLAWEVFFGPCSSYQYRLVGPGKWDGARNAIFTQWDRTLKPLKTRRVSDSSKPSFSHYLKVWGAPLLLTSFLLIYKSSRVFKLVREELQNRIFPYLVL